A region from the Acyrthosiphon pisum isolate AL4f chromosome A1, pea_aphid_22Mar2018_4r6ur, whole genome shotgun sequence genome encodes:
- the LOC107883425 gene encoding uncharacterized protein LOC107883425: MSQYMPYGGFNWVEPTLNGLNDLDDTSPIGRVYEVDVSYPPRLHSIHNDLPFLPQNSVPHGSKVRKLMATFEKKENYIIHYRNLQQAIKNGLIVEKVHRVIQFDQSDWLAKYIELNTEMRKRARNDFAKEIDNNLNPKKSPGYDDISLKILKELPKKAFILHTYTTLFCAWNTFQNNGNGHKLSCYSNLENHLKMSHHIDRYHSFQVYLNF, encoded by the exons ATGTCCCAGTACATGCCGTACGGTGGGTTCAACTGGGTTGAACCCACATTAAACGGGTTAAATGATTTAGATGATACATCACCAATAGGTCGAGTGTATGAGGTTGATGTGTCATATCCCCCAAGATTACATTCAATCCACAACGACCTCCCCTTCCTGCCGCAAAATAGTGTGCCGCATGGTTCAAAGGTAAGGAAGTTGATGGCCACGTTTGAGAAAAAggagaattatattatacattatcgaAACCTGCAGCAGGCGATTAAGAATGGATTAATAGtagaaaaa GTTCATAGGGTTATTCAGTTTGATCAGTCAGACTGGTTAGCTAAATATATTGAGTTAAATACCGAGATGAGGAAGAGGGCTAGGAATGATTTTGCTAAAGAAATAGACAACAATTTAAACCCAAAAAAATCACCAGGCTATGATGATATTAGTCTAAAAATACTGAAAGAACTTCCAAAGAAGGCATTCATCTTACACACATATACAACGCTATTTTGCGCATGGAATACATTCCAGAACAATGGAAACGGGCACAAGTTATCATGCTACTCAAACCTGGAAAACCACCTGAAAATGTCGCATCATATCGACCGATATCACTCCTTCCAAGTTTATCTAAACTTTTAG
- the LOC103309046 gene encoding uncharacterized protein LOC103309046 — MRKNARNDFEREFFKLMNNAVFGKTMENVRNRLKMKLVSDDKTCAKLINRNTFRDITIYSQNLAAIHLDMDELKFDKPIYVGFSILDISKTLIYDFHYNYMIKSYGSNIELMYTDTDSLIYYIKTADFYADLLNKPNLLKRMDTSNLPIDHPCYCIERKKLPGTFTDEAEGEVISEFIALKAKSYSFRIVGKNDIIKAKGIRAPVVKHHMTFEDHKKCLFWRGTPDDEDKARKLAVMQCNQFKLTGITATTNQYTPFRINTSLRSFKHEIKTISTVKLALNRSDDKRIVLENQINTLAHGHFRIEEAEELDRLEAELLEMMEDRGY, encoded by the exons ATGAGAAAGAATGCAAGGAATGATTTTGAAAGAGAGTTCTTCAAGTTAATGAACAATGCAGTCTTTG GCAAGACGATGGAAAATGTTCGTAATAGATTGAAAATGAAATTGGTGTCTGATGATAAGACGTGCGCAAAATTAATTAACCGAAATACATTTAgagatattacaatttatagtcaAAACCTAGCGGCAATACATTTAGACATGGAtgaattgaaatttgataagCCAATATATGTGGGGTTTTCGATTTTGGACATATCAAAgacattaatttatgatttccACTACAACTATATGATTAAGAGTTATGGTTCAAACATTGAATTGATGTATACGGATACAG ATTCATTGATATATTACATAAAGACAGCAGATTTCTACGCTGATTTATTAAACAAGCCCAATCTTTTAAAACGGATGGATACTTCAAACTTACCGATTGACCATCCATGCTATTGTATTGAGAGGAAAAAATTGCCCGGAACTTTTACTGATGAGGCGGAGGGTGAAGTTATTAGTGAATTTATAGCTTTAAAAGCTAAGTCATATTCGTTCAGGATCGTTGGTAAGAATGACATAATCAAAGCCAAAGGTATCCGAGCACCTGTAGTGAAGCATCATATGACGTTTGAGGATCATAAGAAATGTTTGTTTTGGCGTGGTACACCAGATGATGAGGATAAAGCACGAAAATTAGCAGTTATGCAATGTAATCAGTTTAAATTAACAGGAATCACTGCAACAACAAATCAATATACACCATTTAGAATAAATACATCACTTAGATCTTTTAAACATGAAATAAAAACCATCTCAACAGTAAAACTTGCTCTTAACCGCAGTGATGATAAAAGGATTGTGCTTGAGAATCAAATTAATACCTTGGCTCACGGTCACTTTCGTATAGA GGAAGCTGAAGAACTTGACCGTTTAGAAGCAGAGTTGCTTGAAATGATGGAGGATAGAggatattaa
- the LOC115033727 gene encoding uncharacterized protein LOC115033727, which produces MKKNNNYKNTRIIHHHDVMSYCYYVKPNDDIPVELLEKFDIETGPVIFRGNSSMGKGDVAKKFMEEIVKVALKIENILNTNVPIKMSEDEKKLHREIADRGTCPLCKSKFNNNNNLPVRDHDHLTGKYRGTVCSKCNLQMVKPNFVPIFFHNLSGYDSHFLVLQLGLDTKSINVIPNTEEKFISFTKYVSNNFQIRFVDTFRFMATSLEKLVINLAKGDKSKFRETGKIFNSTDMDLVTRKGVYPYEYTDGWEKLDENILPRKEDFYNTLTETDLCDEDYEYAKRVWDHFNFNTLGEYSDWYMKVDVMLLCDVFENFRDLCLDTYGLDPNYYYTAPGMSFDCMLKYTKVQLQLLSDYDQLLMMEAGVRGGLTQASMRYARANNSKVPDYDPSKPNSWIAYLDATNLYGWAMSQFLPKDGFSWYEGDLSVKNILKLLENSNETSEIGYSLEVDLSYPKSLHDKHNDLPYLPERIIPPGSKIKKLVANLKPKKHYVVHYMALKQALKAGLILEKVTI; this is translated from the exons atgaagaaaaataataattataaaaatactcgaATTATTCACCACCATGATGTGATGAGCTATTGTTACTATGTGAAACCAAACGACGATATACCGGTGGAGTTGTTGGAAAAATTTGATATAGAGACGGGTCCAGTTATTTTTAGAGGAAATTCGAGTATGGGGAAAGGTGACGTAGCCAAAAAGTTTATGGAAGAAATTGTCAAAGTTGCACTTaagatagaaaatatattaaacacaaacGTACCAATTAAAATGTCTgaagacgaaaaaaaattacatcgaGAAATCGCAGACCGAGGAACATGTCCGTTAtgcaaatcaaaatttaataataataataatttacctgttaGGGATCATGACCATTTGACTGGAAAATACAGAGGAACTGTTTGTAGCAAATGTAATTTGCAAATGGTGAAACCTAATTTTGTCcctatttttttccataacctGTCAGGATATGATTCTCATTTTTTAGTATTGCAGTTAGGATTAGATACAAAATCTATTAATGTAATACCAAACACTGAAGAAAAATTTATCTCTTTTACGAAATACgtttcaaacaattttcaaattcgTTTTGTCGATACTTTCCGATTTATGGCAACGAGTTTGGAAAAACTAGTAATAAATTTAGCTAAAGGAGACAAATCAAAATTCAGGGAGAcgggaaaaatatttaatagcacTGACATGGATCTGGTCACAAGGAAAGGAGTCTACCCTTATGAATATACGGACGGATGGGAAAAATTAGACGAGAATATTTTACCGAGAAAAGaggatttttataatacattaaccGAAACGGACTTATGTGATGAAGATTATGAATATGCAAAAAGAGTATGGGATCATTTCAACTTTAATACCTTAGGTGAATATAGCGACTGGTATATGAAAGTTGATGTTATGCTTCTTTGcgacgtttttgaaaactttagAGATCTATGTTTGGACACGTATGGCTTGGacccaaattattattatactgcaccTGGGATGTCTTTCGATTGTATGCTGAAATATACCAAAGTTCAATTACAGCTTTTATCGGATTATGACCAATTATTAATGATGGAAGCTGGAGTCCGTGGTGGACTTACACAAGCAAGTATGCGATATGCTCGGGCGAACAATAGCAAGGTTCCAGACTACGATCCCTCAAAGCCTAACTCATGGATCGCATACTTGGATGCAACAAATCT ttacggCTGGGCAATGAGTCAATTTTTACCAAAGGACGGATTTTCATGGTATGAAGGAGATCTAAgcgttaaaaacattttaaaattgttggaaAATTCAAACGAAACGTCAGAGATCGGATATTCGTTAGAAGTTGACCTTTCATACCCTAAATCATTACATGACAAGCATAATGATTTACCTTACCTTCCAGAGAGGATAATCCCTCCTggatcgaaaataaaaaaactcgtgGCCAATCTGAAACCTAAAAAACACTACGTTGTGCATTACATGGCATTAAAACAAGCTCTGAAAGCTGGATTAATATTGGAAAAGGTaacaatttag